From the genome of Polynucleobacter sp. AM-7D1:
GTAGCCACTCCAATTCGGTGGAAGTGAAGCAAAAAACCTCTAGCGGTGGCCAAGGCGAAGTTGTAGTTCAAATTAAGAACGTCAACTTTTCCTACGCCCCTGGTGAGCGGCAAATTTTATCTGGGCTTAATATGGAGTTCCGCCGTGGCCAAGTTGTTGCGGTGATGGGGGGCTCTGGTTGTGGCAAGACTACTATTCTGAGACTGATTGGCGGTCAATTTACAGCGCAGTCTGGTCAAGTCCTTTTTGAAGGCCATGACATTGGAAAAATGAACGGCACCGAGTTAATGGCTGCCCGTCGTCGCATGGGAATGCTCTTTCAGTTTGGCGCACTTTTTACCGATCTGAGTGTTTTTGAAAACGTCGCCTTTCCTTTGCGTGAACATACCGACTTAAGCGAAGAGTTATTGCGATCACTAGTACTCATGAAACTCAATGCGGTTGGCTTGCGTGGCGCACGCGATTTGATGCCTTCACAGATTTCTGGTGGCATGGCACGCCGCGTTGCTCTAGCAAGAGCGATTGCGCTTGATCCACCGTTGATCATGTACGACGAGCCTTTTGCAGGCTTGGATCCGATTTCCTTGGGTATTACTGCACGCTTGATTCGAGATTTGAATCAAGCGCTGGGCGCGACCAGCCTCTTGGTGACGCATGATGTTGAAGAAACATTTGAAATTGCCGATTACGTGTATTTCATTGCCAATGGTCGTATTGGTGCAGAAGGTACACCAGAAGAATTGAGTCGTTCAAACGATCCGTTTGTACGTCAATTTCTAGATGCTTCACCGGATGGTCCTGTGCCATTTCATTACCCAGGCCAAAGCCTTGCAGAAGATTTTGGAGTGAGTCTGAAATGAGCATCCTTCATAAGCCCTTAGATATTTTCGGTGACCTCGGTTTTTTTGTTCGTCGTAACTTAACGAGTCTTGGCCTTGCTGCTCGCATGTTTGCTGCAGTAATTTGGCGTTCCGGATTTTTATTAAAAAGACCTCGCTTAGTTTCCGATCAAATTCTGTTTGTGGGTAATCACTCATTTGTGATCATTGCGGTATCTGGTTTATTCGTTGGCTTCGTCTTAGGACTGCAGGGTTATTACACTCTTAATCGATATGGCTCAGAGCAGGCTTTGGGTTTATTGGTCGCACTGTCACTTACCCGTGAATTAGGCCCAGTGATTACGGCTCTTCTATTTGCTGGTCGTGCTGGCACATCTCTCACTGCAGAGATTGGCTTGATGAAAGCCGGCGAACAGCTCAGTGCAATGGAAATGATGGCAGTTGATCCATTGAGTCGTGTGATTGCTCCGCGTTTATGGGCTGGCATTATTGCGATGCCGATTTTGGCAACGATCTTTACGGCTGTTGGTGTGATGGGCGGCTACTTTGTTGGGGTGCCATTGATTGGCGTGGACTCTGGTGCCTTCTGGTCTCAGATGCAGGGCGGAGTAGATCTCTTCTCTGATATTGGTAATGGCCTGATTAAGAGTCTGGTGTTTGGTGTAGCAGTGACTTTTATTGCTCTGTATCAGGGTTACGAGGCAAAACCAACGCCTGAGGGCGTATCGCAAGCTACCACTAGAACGGTGGTGATTTCTTCTTTATCGGTTTTAGCGTTGGACTTCTTGCTAACTGCAATGATGTTCTCGAATTAGAAAGAATAAACTGGGACTCTTATGAGAAAAAGTGCAATTGATATTTGGGTTGGAATCTTTGTAGCCATTGGTTTGTTGGCTGCTTTGTTTCTTGCATTAAAGGTCGGCAATATGAACGCCGTCACTTTTGCGCCTACCTATAAAATCTCTGCTCGATTTGACAATATTGGCGGACTCAAACCACGTGCTCCCGTGAAAAGTGCTGGGGTAGTTGTTGGTCGTATTGCCAACATCTCCTTTGATGACAAGACCTATCAAGCAACCGTCACCATGACGATTGAAGATACTTATAAGTTCCCTAAAGACTCTTCTGCAAAGATTTTGACATCCGGTTTATTGGGTGAACAATACATTGGTCTTGAGGCTGGCGGCTCCGATGATATGTTGGCTGCAGGGGATAAGATCACTCAGACACAGTCTGCTGTAGTGCTAGAAAATCTGATTAGCCAGTTCTTGTACAACAAGGCAGCTGATAGTGGGCAAGATAAAGGTGCAGCAAAATAATGGCGCTGGCAAAGTTTAAACGTGTTGTGCTACTTGGTATAGCGACTGCTATGGTTGGTTGTGCATCTTTACCTGCAGGTGTTCAGCCATCTCCACAGGACCCTTGGGAGCCATTTAATCGCTCAGTATTTGAATTCAATGAAGGCTTAGATGCTTATGTTCTTAAGCCAGTGGTTGCCGGATATCGTTTTGTTTTGCCGGAGTTTGTGCGTGACGGTATTTACAACTTCTTTAGTAACTACAGCGATATCTATACAGCCCTCCAAAACCTATTGCAGGGCAAGCCAGACTATGCATTTAACGATCTTATGCGGGTAGTAGTCAATACCACTATGGGCCTGGGTGGTTTAATTGATTTGGCAACCCCAGGTGGCCTTGAAAAACATAAAGAAGACTGGGGTCAAACTTTTGGGGTGTGGGGCGTACCATCGGGACCATATGTTGTTTTGCCATTTTTTGGCCCAAGCAATGTGCGTGACACCTTTGGTACCGCAGCGGATTTAGAGTCAGATTACTTATTTAGATTATTGCCAGATGTTGCTCTAAGAAATAGCTTGACTGGTCTTAGGGTGGTCAATTCTCGAAATACGTATTACGAAGCTGGTGATTTATTGGATGGAGCAGCTATTGATAAGTACAGCTTTATGCGTGATGCGTACATCCAAAGACGTCAATATCAGATTAATGAGGGTCGGAATGATGAAGAGCCATTAATGCCCCCATATCAAAATCCTTATGAGTAATATTGGCTGATTACATCAGATTGATGAAAAGGCTAAAATGGCCCTCAACCATCAGCCTAGAGCGAGGAAATATGAAAAGCCAAAAACCCATTCAAAAATACTTTAGAGCCTTGCTCACAGGCTTGTTTTTGTTTGCCGGTAGCGTTTCTGCGCAAGTAGTTGACCAGTCAACGCCAGATGGTTTGATCAAGACGGTAGTTTCAGACGTAATGGCTTCTGTAAAGTCTGATCCAGAAATTCAAAAAGGCAATATCCCGCGCATCGTAGATTTGGTGGATAAGAAAATTGTTCCCTATACCGATATGCGCCGCACTACTGAAATGGCAATGGGCCCCAATTGGAAAAAAGCCACCCCAGAGCAGCAGGCTCAATTAATTTCTGAGTTTAAGAATTTACTGATTCGCACTTACTCTGGCGCTCTAAGCCAGCTACGCGATCAAACGATTCAATTTAAGCCTTTGCGTGCAGCTCCTGACGATAAAGAGGTTATTGTGAAGACTGTAGTGATTGGTCGTGGTGACCCCATACCACTCGACTATCGTCTAGAAAAAACAGCCAATGGATGGAAGGTCTATGACATGAATATCATGGGTGTTTGGCTAGTTGAGGCCTATCGCAACCAGTTTGCAAATCAAATTAGTCAAAATGGTGTGGAAGGTTTGGTGAAGTTCTTGCAGGACCGCAATAAGCAGCTTGCTGCTGCAAAGCCAGCAAACTAAAAAGCTTACAAGATCAATCAAAGATAAATATCAAATGCCATTTTTATTGCCCACCTCAGTGACGCAGAATAATGTTTTGCAGTTAGAAAAGGATGGCCTGTTAAATCTTGCGACATTAAGAAATATAGATTGCATCAATCTCAAGGATTTTGACTCTACTGTGCTAACAGTGTTGTTGGCGTGGCAGAAACAATTGCAAGCCGGTGGTCAGCAGATTTCTATACAAAATGCACCGAAAAAGTTAACCGTATTGGCTGGCGTATATGGCGTTGCTGAGTTGCTAGGTTTGTCATAGCATGCATGCAGCAATATCGATAAAGAACGTATCAAAAAATTATGGCGCCCTACAAGCGCTCGATGATGTTTCCTTATCAATAGATCAAGGTGAGTTCTTTGGCTTGCTTGGTCCCAATGGTGCTGGTAAGACAACGCTCATTTCCATTCTCGCTGGGTTGGTCACTGCTGATCGTGGTCATGCTGAAATCATGGGTGCGGATGTTCAGAGTCAGTTTCGTGATGCTCGCCGGATGCTAGGGGTTGTACCGCAAGAGTTAGTATTCGACCCCTTCTTTACTGTTAGAGAGACGCTGCAATTTCAGTCAGGTTATTTTGGGATTCGTCATAACGATGCCTGGATTGACGAGATCATGGCGAACTTGGATCTCACCAATAAGGCTGACAGCAATATGCGTTCTCTATCTGGTGGTATGAAGCGCCGAGTATTGGTTGCGCAGGCTTTGGTACACCGGCCGCCTGTGATTATTTTGGATGAACCAACAGCTGGTGTTGACGTAGAGCTACGCCAATCTCTCTGGCAATTTATTAGTCGCTTAAATCATGATGGCCACACGATTGTCTTAACAACCCATTACCTTGAAGAGGCTGAGGCACTTTGCCAGCGCATTGCTATGCTCAAGCAAGGAAAGATTGTTGCTTTGGACACCACTGCAAATTTATTGAGTCAGTATGGCTCTGTGAAGAAAGATGGCGAGGGTAAGACGGATCTTGAAGATGTGTTTGTCAACATCATGTCGGGAGGCGCTCGATGAAATCTATTGTAAATAAGCTGCCAATCTCCTATGGCAGTGGTTTCCCAACGCTCTTACGAAAAGAAATTAAGCGTTTTTATAAAGTAGCGTTTCAGACGGTTGCGGCACCAGTGCTTACCGCTGTTCTGTATTTGATGATTTTCGGACATGTGCTGGAAGGCAAAGAGGTTTATGGTCGCTTGAACTACACCGCCTTTTTAATCCCGGGCTTAGTCATGATGAGCGTGTTGCAGAATGCATTTGCGAATACTTCTTCATCGCTCATTCAATCAAAAGTGACTGGCAATCTAGTTTTTGTATTGCTAGCCCCATTTAGCCACTTAGAGTTTTATGCCGCTTATGTCTTGGCTGCGGTATTTCGCGGAATTGTTGTTGGCTCAGGCGTACTGATAATTACGGCATGGTTTGCAATACCATCCTTTGAATACCCGCTATGGATCCTGGCATTTGCTCTGTTAGGCGCTGCAATTTTGGGAAGCATGGGATTAATTGCCGGTATCTGGGCTGATAAATACGATCAATTGGCTGCTTTCCAGAATTTCATCATCATGCCGGCAACCATGTTGTCAGGTGTGTTTTATTCCATTCATTCTTTGCCGGCAGCATGGCAAGTGGTATCGCACTTCAATCCATTCTTCTACATGATTGATGGTTTCCGTTATGGCTTCTTTGGAGTGTCAGATATATCCCCTTGGAATAGTTTAGCGATTGTTGCTTGTTTCTTTGTCGCAGTGTCAGCGATTGCTTTGCGTTTACTGCAAAAAGGCTACAAGCTCAGGAACTAATTGTTACCCCCTTAAATTCGAATTAAAAAATTATTCAGAAATTAGAAATTAGGAGATTGTGATGTTGCCGACCCCAGAACAAATTGAAGGCTATATTCAGCAGGGCCTCGCATGTACTCATGTGAAAGTTGAGGGTGATGGACAGCATTTTTTTGCGACGATTGTGAGTCCAGAGTTTGAAGGCAAGCGTCTAATTCAGCGCCATCAGTTGGTATATGGCGCTATGGGTGACCGTATGAAAGCTGAAGTTCACGCTTTATCAATCAAAGCATTTACTCCTCAAGAATTCGCACAAAACACTCCAACTTAAAATACGACATTAGCCTTTTACTGGAATAGATTCATGGATAAATTACGAATGGTTGGAGGCACACCCCTAAAGGGTGAGGTGGTGATTGCGGGCGCCAAGAACGCAGCACTGCCCATTTTGTGTGCTTGTTTGCTGACTGATCAGCCCATTACTTTGCGTAATGTTCCTGATTTGCAAGATGTGCGTACTATGCTCAAGCTTCTCCAAGAGATTGGAGTAGTTGTTAGTTTTCCAGATGCAAATGACCGCAACCATGTAGTGCTCAACGCAGCAACCATCAAGAGTTCTGAAGCAACCTACGAGATGGTGAAAACCATGCGTGCCTCGATTTTGGTTCTGGGCCCATTGCTTGCCAGAATGCATAGCGCTAAGGTTTCGTTACCAGGTGGATGCGCCATTGGTGCACGTCCAGTGGATCAGCACATCAAAGGCTTAAAAGCCATGGGTGCCACCATCAAGATTAAGAGTGGTTACATTCAGGCGGAAACCAAATCTGCCACGGGGCGCTTGCAAGGCGCCTCGATTTTGACGGACATGATCACCGTAACTGGTACAGAGAATTTATTGATGGCTGCTACTTTGGCGTCAGGCACAACTATTTTGGAGAATGCTGCACGCGAACCTGAAGTAGGGGACTTGGCAGAGTTGCTCGTCAAAATGGGTGCGAAGATTACCGGTATTGGTACAGATCGCCTAGTCATTGAGGGTGTTGAGAAGCTCCATAGCGCAGAACATGCTGTGATTGCTGACCGGATTGAGGCTGGCACATTCTTGTGCGCAGTTGCTGCTGCTGGTGGTGAGGTGTTGGTAAAGCACTGTCGTCCGGATACATTGGATGCGGTGATTGTGAAACTCAAAGAGGCTGGCTTAGAAATGGAAGTGGGCCCTGATTGGATCAAAGCCTCCATGAAAAGTCGCCCCAAGGCTGTTAGCTTCCGCACTTCTGAGTACCCAGCTTTCCCGACAGATATGCAGGCTCAACTCATGGCGGTCAATGCGATTGCTGAGGGCAACGCCACCATTACTGAAACCATATTTGAAAACCGCTTTATGCACGTTCAAGAGATGAATCGTCTCGGTGCCGATATCGCCATTGAGGGTAATACCGCTATTGCACAGGGTGTTGAGAAGTTATCTGGCGCTATCGTGATGGCTACGGATTTACGTGCTTCAGCCAGTTTGGTAATCGCCGGTTTGGCTGCCCAAGGCGAAACACAGGTAGATCGGATTTATCACTTGGACCGTGGATATGACCGTATGGAGCAAAAGTTGACCCTCTTAGGTGCCAACATTCAGCGAATCAAGTAAGCCTGATGGATAATTAGTCCATGAAGTTAACATTAGCCCTCTCGAAGGGGCGCATCTTCGAAGAAACCGCTGAGATCTTATCTAAGATCGGCATTCGCCCGCTTGAGGATCCGGAAAAGTCACGCAAACTCATTATTGAGACCTCTAATCCTGACGTGCGCCTGATTATTGTGCGCGCATCGGATGTGCCTACTTACGTTCAGTTTGGTGGAGCTGATTTTGGAGTTGCCGGCCTGGATGTTTTAATGGAAAACGGCACCGATGGTTTGTATGTTCCTTTTGATTTGAATATCGCTAAATGCCGTATGTCCGTTGCCGTTAAAGAAGGCTTTGATTATGCGGCTGCGGTAAAGCAAGGATCTCGTTTAAAAGTTGCCACCAAGTATGTCAATTGTGCACGTGAACACTTTGCTAATAAAGGCGTGCACATTGATACGATTCATTTATACGGCTCGATGGAGCTGGCCCCATTGGTTGGCTTAGCGGATGCGATTGTGGATTTGGTGTCCACTGGCAATACCTTGCGCGCCAATGGTTTGGTTGAGGTTGAACCAATCGCCGATATCAGCGCACGCTTAGTAGTTAATCAAGCTTCGTATAAGCGCAAGCGTACACAGTTGCAGCCATTCTTTGAATTGTTGAAGTAAGTAAATATTCAAATGTCAGCGCAAGTTAAAGTCAAACGCCTTAATAGCAAAGATGCTGGGTTCAAAGAAACCCTGCTTTCAAGTCTATCTTTGCCGATGGCAGATGATGAGGCGATTGATGCTGCAGTAGTTAAAATTTTGGCGCAAGTAAAAGTCAGTGGCGATGCGGCGGTGCTTGATTTCACAAAGCAGTTTGATCGTTTAAATGTGGCTAGCGTTACTGGGTTAGAGATTTCTCAAGAAGAATTAAAAACAGCTTACGAAGGTTTATCGGCTGAACAAAAAAATGCTTTGGATATTGCTGCGCAAAGAGTGCGCGCGTATCACGAGAAACAAAAGATTGAAGCAGGTTGCCACTCTTGGGAGTATGAAGAGGTTGATGGCACACGCTTGGGTCAGAAAGTCACGGCCTTAGATCGTGTAGGTATTTATGTTCCTGGTGGTAAGGCGGCCTATCCCTCTTCAGTATTAATGAATGCTATTCCTGCCAAGGTTGCTGGTGTAAAAGAAGTCATCATGGTGGTGCCCACTCCTGATGGCGCTCGCAATCCTTTAGTCTTGGCTGCCGCCTACTTATCTGGGGTTGATCGTGTCTTTACGATTGGGGGAGCGCAAGCCATTGGCGCTTTAGCTTATGGCACACAGACTATCCCGTCGGTAGACAAAATTGTTGGCCCTGGCAATGCTTATGTAGCAGCTGCTAAGCGCAGAGTGTTTGGTACTGTTGGTATCGACATGATCGCCGGCCCTTCAGAAATTTTGGTTCTCTGTGATGGTTCTAGTAATCCCGATTGGATCGCGATGGATTTGTTTTCTCAAGCTGAGCATGATGAGTTAGCCCAATCTATTTTGCTTTGCCCGGATGAGAAATTTATTGAGCAAGTGCAAATAAGTATTAATGAGTTATTGCCCGAGATGCCGAGAAAGAAAGTGATTGAAGCATCGCTTACTAATCGCGCTTTATTGATCCAGGTAAGCGATATGGGCGAGGCTTGTGAGATCGCCAATGCGATCGCTGCTGAGCATTTAGAAATTTGTGCAACTGAGCCGCGTAAGTGGGCTGAGTTAATCCGTCATGCTGGCGCCATCTTTATGGGTAACTACACTAGCGAATCTCTAGGGGATTACTGTGCAGGCCCGAATCATGTTTTACCAACAGCACGCACTGCACGCTTCTCTTCGCCATTGGGTGTGTATGACTTTATCAAACGCTCCAGCATGATCGAAGTGAGTGAGGCAGGAGCTCAAACATTAGGCGCTGTTGCTAGTACGCTAGCGCATGGTGAGGGCTTAACAGCCCACGCGCGTGCTGCTGAGATGCGACTGAAAAAATAAACTTAAGCGCTAGCCAAAATTTCCTTCAGAGCAGTAATCAATTCATTTGTTTGATCATCAGTACCGATGGTGATGCGTAAAAACTCTTCAATACGTGGTGATTTAAAGTGACGCACAATAATTCCACGATCTCGTAAGGCTTGATATAACTTTGCCCCAGCATGCTTAGGATGCCGAGTAAAAATAAAGTTGGCTGCTGATGGCAATGTATCAAAACCTAGTGAGACTAGTTCACCCACTAAGCGCTCACGAGTGAGGATTACTTTTTTGCTAGTTAATTCCAAATGAGCTTGGTCCCGTATTGCAGCAATTGCTCCTGCTTGAGCCAAGCGACCAAGTGGATAGGAGTTAAAACTATTCTTCACTCGCTCTAAACCTTCAATGAGGTCTGGATGCCCCACCGCAAATCCAACGCGAAGCCCTGCTAGGGCTCGTGACTTGGAAAGGGTATGAACGACTAAGAGATTTTGAGGGCAGCTGTTTCCACGAAGCAGGGGAATGCAAGACTCGGTTCCGTAATCCACATAGGCTTCATCGATCACCACTACGGAATCGGTATTTCTGCTCAGCAGAGCTTCGATATCTGATCGCGGAATGGCTCGACCAGTTGGAGCATTGGGATTCGGGAAAATGATTCCACCATTGGGAGTTTTAAAGTCCCCCGTCTGAATCTCAAAATCAGGGCCTAGGGGGACTGCTTGATACTCAATCCCAAACAGCTTGCAATAAACCGGGTAGAAGCTATAGGTAATATCTGGAAACTGAACCGGTTTAGCTTGTTTGAGAAGACCTAAAAACACGTGCGCCAGGACTTCATCAGAGCCATTGCCTAAAAACACCTGTTTTGGGTCCAAGCCGTGTAAATCAGCAATGGCGCTCTTAAGAGCCGCACCTTCAGGGTCTGGATAGAGCCTTAAATCATCTGTGTTTTGTTGATTTATGGCGGCCAGGGCCTTGGGCGATGGGCCATAAGGACTCTCATTGGTGTTGAGCTTTACCAGTCGCTGCATTTGCGGCTGCTCCCCAGGGACATAAGGGGTGAGGGTCTGAACAACGGGGCTCCAAAAGCGGCTCATGAGGGACTCTAGTCAAAAATCAGCAAAAATGAATAAACGCCAGCAAATAAAATCGGCATTTATATCTGTATTAGGAATGATATTATGAGGCTTCAATCAACACTTCGCCTCGCGGCGCACTGAAGCATGCGGCAAGCCGACGTTACCCGAAACACTTCGGAAACCAAAATTCAAATTGCTATCAATTTAGATGGCACAGGTAAGGCTGAGCTGGCCTCTGGCGTACCTTTCCTAGACCACATGTTGGATCAAATTGCCCGTCACGGCATGATCGACCTCAAAGTGGTTGCTAAAGGAGATACCCATATTGATGATCACCATACCGTTGAGGATGTGGGCATCACCCTAGGTCAAGCATTTGCCAAGGCAGTTGGCGATAAAGCGGGCATTACTCGCTACGGCCATTCTTATGTGCCTTTGGATGAAACCCTTTCTCGCGTAGTGATCGATTTTTCTGGTCGCCCAGGTTTGGAGTTCAATGTCCCATTTACCCGCGCTCGTGTTGGCGACTTTGATGTTGATCTTAGTATTGAGTTCTTCCGTGGCTTTGTAAACCATGCTGGAGTAACTTTGCACATCGATAACTTGCGTGGCATTAACGCTCACCACCAGATTGAAACAGTGTTCAAGGCCTTTGGTCGTGCGTTGCGCATGGCTTTAGAGTTGGATCCACGCGCATCCGGTGTTGTGCCTTCTACTAAGGGCAGTCTCTAATCTAGAAAATTTCTAGCGTTGAGTAGAAGACTGTCAAAAAACTACAGAACATAGGCTAACAATTGGCGCAAACTATTGCGATCGTTGACTACGGAATGGGTAATCTTCGTTCCGTCTATCAGGCCTTTCATCATGTAGCCCCAGATGCGAATGTCCTGATTGCACACACCCCAGAAGAAATCCTCTCTGCAGAGCGAGTTGTGCTACCAGGCCAGGGCGCTATGCCCGATTGCATGAAACATCTCCAAGAGTCTGGTTTATTGGAGGCGCTATTAGACGCCGCTAAAAATAAACCCTTATTAGGTGTTTGTGTGGGCGAGCAAATGCTCTTTAACCAAAGTGCTGAAGTGCGCGCAAATTCCAATACAGCCTGGACGCCGTGCTTAGGATTGATCCCAGGTGAAGTACGACGTTTTGAATTGGCTGGCAAATTGCAGCCAGATGGATCTGCTTATAAGGTCCCCCATATGGGTTGGAATCAAGTACGCCAAGATCGCAAGCACCCACTTTGGGATGGCATACCTGACTTGACCAGCTTTTATTTTGTGCACAGTTACTATGTTGTGCCGCAACGCAAAGAAGATATTGCGGGCTCAACTGAATATGGCGATTGGTTTACTTCTGCCGTTGCAAGGGATAATATTTTTGCAACACAATTTCATCCGGAAAAAAGTGCAGAATACGGATTAAAGCTCTACAAAAATTTTGTTTCTTGGCAACCTTAATACTTCTCTAAGCTACCGCTATGCTGCTGATTCCCGCGATTGACCTAAAAGATGGCCACTGTGTTCGACTCGAACAAGGTGACATGGATAAAGCCACTGTGTTTTCTGAAGATCCAGGTGCGATGGCTGCGCATTGGATTAGTAAGGGAGCACGTCGTTTACATCTCGTGGATTTGAATGGCGCATTTGCTGGCAAGCTGAAGAATGAGTCTGCGATTAAATCCATTCTCAAAGCAGTAGGCGATGAGATACCAGTTCAGCTGGGTGGTGGTATTCGTGATCTCGAAACGATTGAACGATTATTGGATGACGGTATTAGTACAGTCATTATTGGTACTGCAGCAGTCAAGAGTCCTGGATTTGTACAAGATGCCTGCACTGCCTTTCCTGGCCACATCATGGTGGGACTGGATGCCCGTGATGGCAAAGTCGCAACAGATGGTTGGAGTAAGATCACCGGCCATGAAGTCATTGACCTTGCCAAAAAGTTTGAAGATTACGGTGTTGAAGCAATCATCTATACCGACATTGGCCGCGATGGCATGATGAAGGGCATCAATATGGATGCCACGATTAAATTAGCTCAAGCTATTCGGATCCCGGTGATTGCTAGTGGTGGTTTATCTAGCAATCAAGATATTGAAGCCTTGTGTGAAGCTGAAGCTGAAGGCGTCATGGGTGTCATTGCGGGTCGATCGATTTATGCTGGCGACTTAGATTTAACTGCGGCACAAAAATATGCTGATGAGTTAACTCTGAAGTTTGCCAAGAAAATTATTTAGATTGTCTAATAGTGCTCACTAAACGAATTATTCCCTGCCTTGATGTC
Proteins encoded in this window:
- a CDS encoding ABC transporter ATP-binding protein encodes the protein MNSSHSNSVEVKQKTSSGGQGEVVVQIKNVNFSYAPGERQILSGLNMEFRRGQVVAVMGGSGCGKTTILRLIGGQFTAQSGQVLFEGHDIGKMNGTELMAARRRMGMLFQFGALFTDLSVFENVAFPLREHTDLSEELLRSLVLMKLNAVGLRGARDLMPSQISGGMARRVALARAIALDPPLIMYDEPFAGLDPISLGITARLIRDLNQALGATSLLVTHDVEETFEIADYVYFIANGRIGAEGTPEELSRSNDPFVRQFLDASPDGPVPFHYPGQSLAEDFGVSLK
- a CDS encoding ABC transporter permease, which encodes MKSIVNKLPISYGSGFPTLLRKEIKRFYKVAFQTVAAPVLTAVLYLMIFGHVLEGKEVYGRLNYTAFLIPGLVMMSVLQNAFANTSSSLIQSKVTGNLVFVLLAPFSHLEFYAAYVLAAVFRGIVVGSGVLIITAWFAIPSFEYPLWILAFALLGAAILGSMGLIAGIWADKYDQLAAFQNFIIMPATMLSGVFYSIHSLPAAWQVVSHFNPFFYMIDGFRYGFFGVSDISPWNSLAIVACFFVAVSAIALRLLQKGYKLRN
- a CDS encoding VacJ family lipoprotein; its protein translation is MALAKFKRVVLLGIATAMVGCASLPAGVQPSPQDPWEPFNRSVFEFNEGLDAYVLKPVVAGYRFVLPEFVRDGIYNFFSNYSDIYTALQNLLQGKPDYAFNDLMRVVVNTTMGLGGLIDLATPGGLEKHKEDWGQTFGVWGVPSGPYVVLPFFGPSNVRDTFGTAADLESDYLFRLLPDVALRNSLTGLRVVNSRNTYYEAGDLLDGAAIDKYSFMRDAYIQRRQYQINEGRNDEEPLMPPYQNPYE
- the mlaD gene encoding outer membrane lipid asymmetry maintenance protein MlaD; the encoded protein is MRKSAIDIWVGIFVAIGLLAALFLALKVGNMNAVTFAPTYKISARFDNIGGLKPRAPVKSAGVVVGRIANISFDDKTYQATVTMTIEDTYKFPKDSSAKILTSGLLGEQYIGLEAGGSDDMLAAGDKITQTQSAVVLENLISQFLYNKAADSGQDKGAAK
- a CDS encoding BolA family protein codes for the protein MLPTPEQIEGYIQQGLACTHVKVEGDGQHFFATIVSPEFEGKRLIQRHQLVYGAMGDRMKAEVHALSIKAFTPQEFAQNTPT
- a CDS encoding phospholipid-binding protein MlaC, with translation MKSQKPIQKYFRALLTGLFLFAGSVSAQVVDQSTPDGLIKTVVSDVMASVKSDPEIQKGNIPRIVDLVDKKIVPYTDMRRTTEMAMGPNWKKATPEQQAQLISEFKNLLIRTYSGALSQLRDQTIQFKPLRAAPDDKEVIVKTVVIGRGDPIPLDYRLEKTANGWKVYDMNIMGVWLVEAYRNQFANQISQNGVEGLVKFLQDRNKQLAAAKPAN
- a CDS encoding lipid asymmetry maintenance protein MlaB yields the protein MPFLLPTSVTQNNVLQLEKDGLLNLATLRNIDCINLKDFDSTVLTVLLAWQKQLQAGGQQISIQNAPKKLTVLAGVYGVAELLGLS
- a CDS encoding ABC transporter ATP-binding protein is translated as MHAAISIKNVSKNYGALQALDDVSLSIDQGEFFGLLGPNGAGKTTLISILAGLVTADRGHAEIMGADVQSQFRDARRMLGVVPQELVFDPFFTVRETLQFQSGYFGIRHNDAWIDEIMANLDLTNKADSNMRSLSGGMKRRVLVAQALVHRPPVIILDEPTAGVDVELRQSLWQFISRLNHDGHTIVLTTHYLEEAEALCQRIAMLKQGKIVALDTTANLLSQYGSVKKDGEGKTDLEDVFVNIMSGGAR
- the murA gene encoding UDP-N-acetylglucosamine 1-carboxyvinyltransferase gives rise to the protein MDKLRMVGGTPLKGEVVIAGAKNAALPILCACLLTDQPITLRNVPDLQDVRTMLKLLQEIGVVVSFPDANDRNHVVLNAATIKSSEATYEMVKTMRASILVLGPLLARMHSAKVSLPGGCAIGARPVDQHIKGLKAMGATIKIKSGYIQAETKSATGRLQGASILTDMITVTGTENLLMAATLASGTTILENAAREPEVGDLAELLVKMGAKITGIGTDRLVIEGVEKLHSAEHAVIADRIEAGTFLCAVAAAGGEVLVKHCRPDTLDAVIVKLKEAGLEMEVGPDWIKASMKSRPKAVSFRTSEYPAFPTDMQAQLMAVNAIAEGNATITETIFENRFMHVQEMNRLGADIAIEGNTAIAQGVEKLSGAIVMATDLRASASLVIAGLAAQGETQVDRIYHLDRGYDRMEQKLTLLGANIQRIK
- the mlaE gene encoding lipid asymmetry maintenance ABC transporter permease subunit MlaE; protein product: MSILHKPLDIFGDLGFFVRRNLTSLGLAARMFAAVIWRSGFLLKRPRLVSDQILFVGNHSFVIIAVSGLFVGFVLGLQGYYTLNRYGSEQALGLLVALSLTRELGPVITALLFAGRAGTSLTAEIGLMKAGEQLSAMEMMAVDPLSRVIAPRLWAGIIAMPILATIFTAVGVMGGYFVGVPLIGVDSGAFWSQMQGGVDLFSDIGNGLIKSLVFGVAVTFIALYQGYEAKPTPEGVSQATTRTVVISSLSVLALDFLLTAMMFSN
- the hisG gene encoding ATP phosphoribosyltransferase — encoded protein: MKLTLALSKGRIFEETAEILSKIGIRPLEDPEKSRKLIIETSNPDVRLIIVRASDVPTYVQFGGADFGVAGLDVLMENGTDGLYVPFDLNIAKCRMSVAVKEGFDYAAAVKQGSRLKVATKYVNCAREHFANKGVHIDTIHLYGSMELAPLVGLADAIVDLVSTGNTLRANGLVEVEPIADISARLVVNQASYKRKRTQLQPFFELLK